A single window of Martelella sp. NC20 DNA harbors:
- a CDS encoding NAD(P)-dependent oxidoreductase, with product MSIDTIGFIGLGNMGGRMTRCIVAGGIEVLGFDMDESAADRFGAVRASSTRQIMEQTDIVFLSLPDSTVIEKVVEGEGGLLSHVRAGQIVADMSTASAASTRRIAAKFSEKSAFYVDAGISGGAAAAEKAALTLMVGGDAGAIGRLEPVFALIARKVILMGESGAGHTAKLLNNFLNAVSLAATAEVMVAGRKAGLDLHRLLEVLNASSGVNFATLNRFPKIVDGDYLEGGLTSKLMTKDVLLYCDLLHELGVASLNASGPMASFGLATALGYGDVISNRVVDAIGDISGKVRLHEKD from the coding sequence ATGTCAATCGACACGATAGGCTTCATCGGACTTGGAAACATGGGCGGGCGGATGACCCGCTGCATCGTGGCGGGCGGCATCGAGGTGCTGGGGTTCGACATGGACGAGAGCGCCGCGGACCGTTTCGGTGCGGTGCGGGCCTCCTCGACCCGGCAGATCATGGAGCAGACCGACATCGTTTTTCTGTCCCTGCCCGACAGCACGGTGATCGAGAAGGTGGTGGAGGGCGAGGGCGGTCTGCTGAGCCATGTCCGCGCCGGACAGATCGTCGCAGACATGAGCACGGCTTCGGCGGCCTCGACGCGGCGGATCGCGGCGAAATTTTCGGAGAAGAGCGCCTTTTATGTCGATGCCGGCATCTCCGGCGGCGCTGCGGCGGCGGAGAAGGCCGCGCTCACTCTGATGGTCGGCGGTGACGCCGGTGCGATCGGGCGGCTTGAACCCGTGTTTGCGCTGATCGCCAGGAAGGTTATTCTGATGGGTGAAAGCGGCGCGGGGCACACCGCCAAGCTCTTGAACAATTTTCTGAATGCCGTCAGCCTGGCCGCCACAGCCGAGGTCATGGTCGCCGGCAGGAAGGCCGGTCTCGACCTTCACCGCCTGCTCGAGGTTCTCAACGCCAGCAGCGGCGTGAACTTCGCGACCCTGAACCGGTTCCCGAAGATCGTCGATGGCGATTATCTCGAGGGCGGGCTTACCTCGAAGCTGATGACCAAGGACGTGCTACTCTATTGCGATCTGCTCCACGAACTGGGCGTTGCCTCGCTGAACGCCTCCGGGCCGATGGCGAGCTTCGGCCTTGCAACCGCGCTTGGCTATGGCGATGTCATCAGCAATCGTGTCGTCGATGCCATCGGCGACATTTCCGGCAAAGTTCGCCTCCACGAAAAGGATTGA
- a CDS encoding NAD(P)-dependent oxidoreductase, which translates to MSARRVGFIGLGMMGAPMCARIKGAGHTLYVADADPERVSDICAKLSAMPLTEAAATELDVLITMLPNSAIVETVLLQNGWADRLKPGALMIDMSSSEPVRSRELAGTLAGRGLHYLDAPVSGGVKRAENGTLAILVGGSEAQMDEARPILEVMGQSILFIGPAGAGHAAKALNNLVSACGLMITVEALHVAKRFGIAEDVMTNVLNASSGRSNTSENKVKQFMLSGTFGSGFSLKLMDKDLSIAGSLAESVGYTLSFGAYGINAWHRIAEGVSPATDHTEIYRFLSEDPQ; encoded by the coding sequence ATGAGCGCGCGCAGGGTCGGCTTTATCGGGCTTGGCATGATGGGCGCGCCGATGTGCGCGCGCATCAAGGGGGCCGGCCACACGCTCTATGTCGCAGACGCGGATCCGGAGCGTGTCAGCGATATCTGCGCGAAGCTTTCCGCCATGCCCCTGACGGAGGCTGCGGCGACAGAGCTGGACGTGCTGATCACCATGCTTCCGAATTCTGCCATCGTGGAGACCGTTCTGCTGCAAAACGGCTGGGCCGACCGGCTGAAACCCGGCGCGCTGATGATCGACATGAGCTCCTCGGAGCCGGTGCGCTCGCGCGAACTTGCCGGGACGCTTGCCGGGCGCGGTCTTCATTATCTCGACGCGCCGGTTTCAGGCGGCGTCAAACGCGCCGAAAACGGTACGCTGGCGATCCTCGTTGGCGGCAGCGAGGCTCAGATGGATGAAGCCCGCCCGATCCTTGAGGTCATGGGGCAGTCCATCCTGTTCATCGGGCCGGCCGGCGCCGGTCACGCCGCCAAGGCGCTCAACAATCTGGTCTCGGCCTGCGGGCTGATGATCACGGTCGAGGCGCTGCATGTCGCCAAGCGGTTCGGCATCGCCGAAGACGTCATGACCAATGTGCTCAACGCCTCGAGCGGTCGCAGCAATACCTCCGAAAACAAGGTCAAGCAGTTCATGCTCTCGGGCACGTTCGGCTCTGGTTTCTCGCTCAAGCTGATGGACAAGGACCTCTCGATTGCAGGCTCGCTTGCCGAATCGGTCGGCTACACGCTGAGTTTCGGCGCTTACGGCATAAATGCCTGGCACCGGATTGCCGAAGGCGTTTCGCCCGCGACCGACCACACCGAGATATATCGGTTCCTTTCGGAAGACCCGCAATGA
- a CDS encoding TSUP family transporter: MFESSIELLLILFAAAYIAGFVDSIAGGGGLITIPVLLIAGVPPLQALGTNKLQGIFGAASATISYTRAGRVDPRTQWPMALLAVAGGALGALVATMISGDALRAALPFLLVAIGLYFALRTGLDDSDRHERLSAPLFAALIVPAIGFYDGVFGPGTGSFFMIAFVTLGGLGMLKATAHTKFLNLSTNIGAFAVFLFGGAILWKVGLIMGVGQFLGARTGSNLAMKNGAKIIRPLLILSCMAMAVKVFFDENNPVYQWLMMNF, translated from the coding sequence GTGTTTGAATCCAGTATAGAATTGCTGCTGATCCTGTTTGCGGCCGCCTACATCGCGGGCTTCGTCGATTCGATTGCGGGCGGCGGCGGGCTGATCACGATACCGGTGCTGCTGATCGCCGGCGTGCCGCCGCTGCAGGCGCTCGGCACCAACAAGCTGCAGGGGATATTCGGCGCCGCCTCGGCCACGATCTCCTATACCCGCGCCGGTCGGGTCGATCCGAGGACGCAATGGCCGATGGCGTTGCTCGCCGTTGCCGGCGGCGCGCTCGGCGCTCTTGTCGCCACGATGATTTCCGGAGATGCGCTGCGCGCCGCCCTGCCCTTCCTGCTGGTCGCGATCGGGCTCTATTTCGCGCTGCGCACGGGTCTCGATGACAGCGATCGCCACGAGCGGCTTTCAGCCCCGCTTTTCGCCGCGCTGATCGTGCCCGCCATCGGCTTTTACGACGGGGTATTCGGGCCGGGAACCGGATCATTCTTCATGATCGCCTTCGTGACGCTCGGCGGTCTCGGCATGCTGAAAGCCACCGCACACACCAAGTTCCTGAACCTTTCGACCAATATCGGCGCTTTCGCGGTATTCCTGTTCGGTGGCGCGATCCTGTGGAAGGTCGGGCTGATCATGGGCGTGGGCCAGTTTCTGGGCGCCCGCACGGGTTCCAATCTCGCCATGAAGAACGGCGCGAAAATCATCCGCCCGCTGCTGATCCTGTCCTGCATGGCGATGGCAGTCAAGGTGTTCTTCGATGAGAATAACCCTGTGTATCAATGGCTTATGATGAATTTTTAA
- a CDS encoding NIPSNAP family protein has product MIVELRIYYCAPGRLPALMERFRSTTLGFFDKYGIEQIGFWTTVVGPDNHALTYLLKWESMADREKRWNAFQSDPDWIAARAESERNAPIVARVENSFLAPTDFSALR; this is encoded by the coding sequence ATGATCGTGGAGCTCCGGATTTATTATTGTGCGCCGGGCCGTCTGCCGGCGCTGATGGAACGGTTCCGGTCAACGACGCTGGGCTTCTTCGATAAATACGGCATCGAGCAGATCGGCTTCTGGACGACTGTCGTCGGCCCGGACAATCATGCGCTCACCTATCTGCTGAAATGGGAGAGCATGGCCGATCGCGAAAAGCGTTGGAATGCGTTCCAGTCGGACCCCGACTGGATTGCCGCGCGCGCCGAATCCGAACGAAACGCGCCGATCGTCGCCCGGGTCGAGAACAGCTTTCTCGCGCCCACCGACTTTTCGGCCTTGCGCTAG
- a CDS encoding ABC transporter ATP-binding protein codes for MLTIENLTVGYSASVPVLHDVSISVGAGQFISVVGPNGAGKTTLFKAISGTLTRNSGKLSFEGEDISDLEPSRRPHLGIAHVPEGRQVFPSMTVLENLEMGAVPKAGRDQWATNLERIYTWFPVLAERSSQYAGTLSGGQQQMLAIGRGLASSPKLIMLDEPSMGLAPSTADFVFEKLMEIRRDLGLAILLVEQRVAEALQFADRGYVLETGRIVLEGDGDTLMADDRVRQAYLGM; via the coding sequence ATGCTGACGATTGAAAATCTCACGGTCGGATATTCCGCCAGCGTTCCCGTGTTGCACGATGTTTCGATCAGCGTCGGAGCCGGGCAGTTCATCTCCGTGGTCGGGCCGAACGGGGCGGGCAAGACGACGCTTTTCAAGGCGATTTCGGGAACGCTCACCCGAAACAGCGGAAAGTTGAGCTTCGAGGGCGAGGATATTTCCGACCTCGAGCCGTCGCGGCGGCCGCATCTCGGCATCGCCCATGTTCCCGAAGGCCGGCAGGTGTTTCCCTCGATGACGGTTCTGGAAAACCTCGAAATGGGCGCTGTCCCCAAGGCGGGACGGGACCAATGGGCGACAAACCTGGAGCGGATCTACACCTGGTTTCCGGTGCTGGCCGAGCGATCCTCGCAATATGCCGGTACGCTTTCCGGTGGCCAGCAGCAGATGCTCGCCATCGGTCGCGGCCTCGCATCCTCGCCGAAGCTGATCATGCTCGACGAGCCGTCGATGGGGCTCGCGCCCTCGACCGCCGATTTCGTGTTCGAGAAGCTGATGGAAATCAGGCGGGATCTGGGCCTTGCCATTCTGTTGGTCGAGCAGCGCGTGGCCGAAGCGCTGCAGTTTGCCGATCGCGGATATGTGCTCGAAACCGGCCGCATCGTTCTGGAGGGAGATGGCGACACGCTGATGGCCGACGACCGCGTCCGCCAAGCCTATCTTGGAATGTAA
- a CDS encoding cupin domain-containing protein, producing MKIFHGRQTGAPSEVKTETFTGTVHADPVMPPTDGVVINNVFFSPGARTYWHTHETGQVLTVIAGKGRVCKEGEAAQELNTGDTVWIAKGEKHWHGAAADSYLLHTAISIGRTDWLEEVAEADYRSADK from the coding sequence ATGAAGATTTTCCACGGCCGCCAGACCGGCGCCCCATCGGAAGTGAAAACCGAGACTTTCACGGGAACGGTTCACGCCGATCCCGTGATGCCGCCGACGGATGGCGTTGTGATCAACAACGTGTTCTTCTCGCCCGGCGCGCGCACCTATTGGCATACCCATGAAACCGGCCAGGTCCTGACGGTCATTGCCGGCAAGGGCAGGGTCTGCAAGGAAGGCGAAGCGGCGCAGGAACTCAACACCGGCGACACGGTCTGGATCGCCAAGGGTGAAAAGCACTGGCATGGCGCGGCCGCCGACAGCTATCTGCTGCACACCGCCATCTCGATCGGCAGGACCGATTGGTTGGAGGAGGTCGCCGAAGCCGACTATCGCTCCGCCGACAAATAG
- a CDS encoding carboxymuconolactone decarboxylase family protein, whose protein sequence is MSGEVENEMFEKGFRNRKAVLGASHVEKSWEKADQFNRPAQRLVTEYCWGEVWGDETLPFRTRSMLNLAMLTAMNQHHELAVHVRGALNNGVTPEEIQAVLLQAMVYCGAPAALAAFRTASAVLNDWSAEQQDQSAPNE, encoded by the coding sequence ATGTCAGGTGAAGTTGAAAACGAAATGTTCGAAAAAGGGTTCCGGAACCGCAAGGCGGTGCTGGGCGCTTCTCATGTCGAAAAGTCGTGGGAAAAGGCGGATCAGTTCAACCGCCCGGCGCAGAGACTTGTGACCGAATACTGTTGGGGAGAGGTGTGGGGCGATGAAACGCTACCGTTCCGCACCCGCAGCATGCTGAACCTTGCAATGCTGACCGCGATGAACCAGCATCACGAACTTGCAGTCCACGTCAGGGGCGCGCTCAACAATGGCGTGACGCCCGAGGAGATCCAGGCGGTGTTGTTGCAGGCGATGGTCTATTGCGGCGCGCCGGCGGCGCTTGCCGCCTTCAGGACGGCAAGCGCCGTGCTGAATGACTGGTCCGCCGAGCAGCAGGATCAGTCCGCGCCGAACGAATAG
- a CDS encoding ABC transporter substrate-binding protein — translation MTDHLKRSFALALAATTAAIAGVPALAQEKPVQIGLIAPTSGIYARPGTVMKMGAELAVQDVNDAGGIACMDGAPLELVVIDSGDTVEKATNAAQRMVAEYPELVGGTGAYLSSFTLAVTEVTERANLPMLTLSYSDQITDRGFRNVFQTSATAGVQAQLALPIILDLAEEQTGKRPKTVAVITDNTAASLSSVERMKNGLLADVGLDLVFEEVFTPPLADATALVQQVRQKRPDLLFFLPTVISDSKLILEKMKEFRVEVPVISFGIAIAEPEVLNTMPPEMLEGVMSAVANWGTKGQEDLIKRLNDVYGEPWMTQNAVSTYGDIWLFKEALEKSCSRDRAALGDALRELDAGPAEYYPGGTLSFDDKGRREGASLTVIQWQDGVPVTVFPEDLALSAPMWPKK, via the coding sequence ATGACTGATCATTTGAAGAGAAGTTTCGCTTTGGCCCTGGCGGCGACCACCGCCGCGATTGCCGGTGTTCCGGCGCTGGCGCAGGAAAAGCCGGTCCAGATCGGCCTGATCGCGCCGACTTCGGGCATCTACGCCCGGCCGGGAACCGTGATGAAAATGGGCGCAGAGCTTGCCGTGCAGGATGTCAACGATGCCGGCGGCATTGCCTGCATGGACGGTGCGCCGCTTGAGCTGGTCGTGATCGATTCCGGCGATACCGTCGAGAAGGCAACCAATGCCGCCCAGCGTATGGTCGCCGAATATCCGGAACTGGTGGGCGGCACGGGCGCCTATCTCAGCTCGTTCACGCTGGCCGTTACCGAGGTCACGGAGCGCGCGAACCTGCCGATGCTGACGCTTTCCTATTCCGACCAGATCACCGATCGGGGCTTCAGGAACGTATTCCAGACCTCGGCCACCGCCGGCGTACAGGCACAGCTCGCCCTGCCGATCATTCTGGATCTTGCCGAGGAACAGACCGGCAAGCGGCCGAAGACGGTCGCCGTCATCACCGACAATACCGCCGCGTCGCTCTCCTCGGTCGAGCGCATGAAGAACGGTCTGCTGGCCGATGTCGGCCTCGACCTCGTGTTCGAGGAAGTGTTCACGCCGCCGCTCGCCGACGCCACGGCACTGGTCCAGCAGGTTCGCCAGAAGCGTCCGGATCTGCTGTTCTTCCTGCCGACGGTGATTTCGGACAGCAAGCTCATCCTTGAAAAGATGAAGGAATTCCGGGTCGAGGTTCCGGTGATTTCGTTTGGCATCGCGATTGCCGAACCCGAAGTCCTGAACACGATGCCGCCGGAAATGCTGGAGGGCGTCATGTCCGCCGTCGCCAATTGGGGCACCAAGGGGCAGGAGGATCTGATCAAGCGGCTGAACGATGTTTACGGCGAACCCTGGATGACCCAGAATGCCGTTTCGACCTATGGCGATATCTGGCTGTTCAAGGAAGCGCTTGAGAAGAGCTGCAGCCGCGATCGCGCCGCCCTCGGCGACGCGTTGCGCGAACTCGACGCCGGGCCGGCCGAATACTATCCCGGCGGCACGCTGAGCTTCGACGACAAGGGCCGTCGCGAGGGAGCGAGCCTTACGGTCATTCAGTGGCAGGACGGCGTTCCGGTCACCGTGTTCCCGGAAGACCTGGCGCTGTCCGCGCCGATGTGGCCGAAGAAGTAG
- a CDS encoding N-acyl homoserine lactonase family protein gives MTDRYEILALKYARNDRPASQNFIGGDAHDHSMPIDYYVWVIRNEARTIVVDTGFNPQSGGRRGRELITPVHTALSAVGVDFNAVEHVITTHMHYDHAGNNDLFPNACFYMQESEMRYATGPCMCHHYLNHPYEVDDITGMVRRIYAGKVSFCVGDREIFPGITVHHIGGHSRGLQCVRVETKRGPVVLASDASHLYEHFQTGRVFPTCDSVSDTVVGYHRLKELAGRDSHIVPGHDPAVMNRYPSFNDQTAAFAVKLDEDERSQGAGFTL, from the coding sequence ATGACCGACAGATACGAAATCCTGGCATTGAAATACGCCCGCAATGATCGTCCGGCGTCGCAGAACTTCATCGGCGGCGATGCCCATGACCACTCGATGCCGATCGATTACTATGTCTGGGTGATCCGCAACGAGGCCCGCACGATCGTGGTCGACACCGGGTTCAATCCGCAGTCCGGCGGGCGCCGCGGCCGTGAACTGATAACCCCGGTCCACACGGCTCTGTCGGCCGTCGGCGTGGATTTCAACGCCGTCGAACACGTGATCACCACGCATATGCATTACGATCACGCCGGCAATAACGATCTGTTCCCGAATGCCTGCTTTTACATGCAGGAAAGCGAGATGCGCTACGCCACCGGTCCCTGCATGTGTCATCATTACCTTAACCACCCTTATGAGGTGGACGACATCACCGGGATGGTCCGACGTATTTATGCCGGGAAGGTTTCGTTCTGCGTCGGCGATCGCGAGATCTTTCCGGGTATCACCGTCCATCACATCGGCGGCCATTCCCGTGGCTTGCAATGCGTTCGGGTCGAGACGAAACGCGGCCCGGTGGTGCTGGCATCCGACGCCAGCCATCTTTACGAGCACTTTCAGACGGGGCGGGTGTTTCCGACCTGCGACAGCGTTTCCGACACGGTGGTCGGGTATCACCGGCTGAAGGAACTGGCCGGCAGGGACAGCCACATCGTCCCCGGACATGATCCAGCGGTGATGAACCGGTATCCGTCGTTCAATGATCAAACCGCGGCGTTTGCGGTCAAGCTTGACGAGGACGAACGCTCGCAAGGCGCTGGTTTCACTCTGTGA
- a CDS encoding glycine betaine ABC transporter substrate-binding protein: protein MKSHVVALSLASAVALFSSPAAAAVDCRDMTIAELNWPSAGLAAWVDKLIAEAGYGCTVTLVEGDTNSAVETIVQTGKPEIVPEFWFESMSPALEEAVADKRVAFGAALLSEGGVQGWWIPKFIVDANPGITTVQQALQHPELFMPAEEGGKPAIFNCPEGWACRTSTENLFRALDADKAGFTLYDVKEAPALDESIRKAFEETKGWLGYYWAPTALLGDHPMVKLSFGVEFSKEEWDSCTIVPDCPDPKLNTYPVSAVYTLISADFVDENPELMNYFNTRSWSNGTVNEVLAWMDQEGVGNEAAARHFLAEYPDVWQAWLPEDVAAKVADKF from the coding sequence ATGAAGTCCCATGTCGTCGCTTTGTCATTGGCCTCCGCCGTTGCCTTGTTTTCCAGTCCCGCTGCCGCCGCGGTCGACTGTCGCGACATGACGATCGCGGAATTGAACTGGCCCTCGGCCGGGCTTGCGGCCTGGGTCGACAAGCTGATCGCGGAGGCGGGCTACGGCTGCACGGTGACGCTGGTCGAAGGCGACACCAACAGCGCCGTCGAGACGATCGTGCAGACCGGCAAGCCCGAAATCGTACCGGAATTCTGGTTTGAAAGCATGTCGCCGGCGCTGGAAGAGGCGGTCGCCGACAAGCGCGTCGCCTTCGGCGCGGCGCTTTTGAGCGAGGGCGGCGTTCAGGGCTGGTGGATTCCCAAATTCATTGTCGATGCCAATCCCGGCATCACCACCGTGCAGCAGGCTTTGCAGCATCCGGAGCTTTTCATGCCGGCCGAGGAGGGCGGCAAGCCGGCCATCTTCAATTGTCCCGAAGGCTGGGCCTGCCGGACCTCGACCGAAAATCTGTTCCGCGCTCTCGATGCGGACAAGGCCGGCTTCACGCTCTACGATGTGAAGGAGGCTCCCGCTCTCGACGAATCGATCAGGAAGGCCTTCGAGGAAACGAAAGGTTGGCTCGGTTATTACTGGGCTCCCACAGCACTTCTCGGCGATCACCCCATGGTCAAACTCAGCTTCGGGGTCGAATTCAGCAAGGAGGAGTGGGATAGCTGCACCATCGTGCCGGATTGTCCCGACCCGAAGCTCAATACCTATCCCGTCTCGGCCGTCTACACGCTGATCTCCGCCGATTTCGTCGATGAAAATCCCGAATTGATGAACTATTTCAACACTCGCTCCTGGAGCAACGGCACGGTAAACGAAGTGTTGGCCTGGATGGATCAGGAAGGGGTCGGCAATGAAGCTGCGGCGCGCCATTTCCTAGCCGAGTATCCCGATGTCTGGCAGGCCTGGCTGCCGGAAGACGTCGCGGCAAAGGTCGCCGACAAGTTCTGA
- a CDS encoding aldehyde dehydrogenase family protein — protein sequence MKDFASFYIDGMWVDPANPDWMDLVDPATEEIYARLALGSKEDVDRAVAAARRAFPAYAGTSVDERRRLLRRILDIYNRRFDEFAEAMRLEMGAPIGFSTKFQAPRVPIHVNALLDVLDRFSFEEDQGTTRLRYESVGVCGLITPWNWPVNQVIVKVAPALAAGCTMVLKPSEYSAVSALLMAEVIDEAGVPPGVFNLVNGAGPEVGAAIAGHEDIDMVSFTGSTRAGIEVARAAAPTVKRVAQELGGKSANILLDDVNLDDAVRRGVAGCFTNSGQSCSIPTRMLVPRAMMAEAASIAAEAAATYRVGPTDREDTQLGPIVNRSQFERVQNFIRKGIEEGATLVAGGPGRPEGLDKGYFVRPTVFSDVTPDMTIASEEIFGPVLAIIPYDSDDEAVAIANGTSYGLAAYVQSADTERARGFARRLSGGQVHINYPPPDFAAPFGGFRRSGNGREWGEAGLREYLETKAMIGYGAGQ from the coding sequence ATGAAGGATTTCGCCAGCTTCTATATTGACGGCATGTGGGTCGATCCGGCCAATCCGGACTGGATGGATCTCGTCGATCCGGCAACCGAGGAGATTTACGCCCGGCTTGCGCTTGGAAGCAAGGAAGATGTCGACCGGGCCGTTGCCGCCGCGCGACGGGCTTTCCCCGCTTACGCAGGGACATCGGTGGACGAGCGGCGGCGGCTTCTGAGACGGATTCTCGATATCTATAACCGGCGTTTCGATGAATTTGCCGAGGCGATGCGGCTGGAAATGGGAGCGCCGATCGGGTTTTCCACGAAATTTCAGGCCCCCCGCGTGCCGATCCATGTCAACGCGCTGCTCGACGTGCTCGATCGTTTCAGCTTCGAGGAAGACCAGGGCACCACGCGGCTGCGCTATGAGTCGGTCGGTGTCTGTGGGCTGATCACGCCCTGGAACTGGCCCGTGAACCAGGTGATCGTCAAGGTCGCCCCGGCGCTTGCTGCCGGCTGCACGATGGTGTTGAAGCCCAGCGAGTATTCGGCGGTGAGCGCGCTGCTGATGGCCGAGGTGATCGATGAGGCCGGCGTGCCGCCGGGCGTGTTCAACCTCGTGAACGGCGCCGGCCCTGAGGTCGGCGCGGCGATTGCGGGCCACGAGGATATCGATATGGTCTCCTTTACCGGCTCGACCCGGGCCGGGATCGAAGTTGCGCGCGCGGCCGCTCCCACAGTCAAGCGCGTGGCCCAGGAACTCGGTGGCAAATCCGCCAATATCCTGCTCGACGATGTCAATCTCGACGATGCCGTGCGCCGGGGCGTGGCCGGCTGTTTCACCAATTCCGGGCAGTCCTGCTCGATCCCGACCCGCATGCTGGTGCCGCGCGCGATGATGGCGGAAGCCGCATCGATTGCCGCGGAAGCCGCCGCGACCTATCGCGTGGGACCGACGGACCGCGAGGACACGCAACTCGGCCCGATCGTGAACCGGAGCCAGTTCGAGCGCGTCCAGAACTTCATCCGCAAGGGCATCGAGGAAGGCGCGACGCTGGTGGCCGGCGGACCCGGCCGGCCCGAGGGGCTCGACAAGGGTTACTTCGTGCGGCCCACCGTCTTCAGCGACGTCACCCCGGACATGACGATCGCGAGCGAAGAGATATTCGGCCCCGTGCTCGCGATCATTCCTTACGACAGCGACGATGAGGCGGTCGCGATCGCCAACGGCACCTCATACGGGCTTGCCGCCTATGTTCAGTCTGCCGACACGGAACGCGCGCGCGGGTTCGCGCGGCGGCTCTCAGGTGGTCAGGTGCACATAAACTACCCGCCGCCGGACTTTGCGGCGCCGTTCGGCGGCTTTCGCCGGTCCGGCAACGGCCGCGAATGGGGCGAGGCGGGTTTACGCGAATATCTCGAAACGAAAGCGATGATCGGTTACGGCGCGGGCCAATGA
- a CDS encoding GntR family transcriptional regulator — translation MNSRGTALQPDTLRRQIENAVRQAITSGRYKPGARLIERELCEELGVSRTSLREALRKLEAEKLLEIVPHKGPVVAVISLEEAKELYALRGVLEGFAAREFALNGSDEAISQFARGAEALRQHALSGDKSEVLEAKSRLYNTMLGNCGNNLVREVLQSLFSRINILRATSLMHPERIDQSLAEIDALAAALEKRDAEEAARIASLHVENACVVALQLLKEQRASVAAEA, via the coding sequence ATGAATTCACGTGGGACAGCGCTGCAACCTGACACATTGCGTCGGCAGATCGAGAACGCTGTCCGCCAGGCGATCACCTCCGGCCGGTACAAGCCGGGGGCCCGGCTCATCGAACGGGAACTGTGCGAGGAACTCGGCGTAAGCCGCACCTCGCTCAGGGAAGCGCTGCGCAAGCTGGAAGCCGAAAAGCTGCTCGAGATCGTGCCGCACAAGGGCCCGGTCGTCGCCGTCATTTCGCTGGAGGAAGCGAAGGAACTCTATGCGCTGCGTGGCGTGCTCGAAGGGTTCGCCGCGCGAGAATTCGCCCTGAACGGCTCCGATGAAGCCATCAGTCAATTTGCCAGGGGCGCCGAGGCGCTTCGCCAGCATGCCCTGTCCGGTGACAAGTCGGAAGTGCTGGAAGCCAAGAGCCGGCTTTATAACACCATGCTCGGCAATTGCGGCAACAACCTCGTCCGCGAGGTGCTGCAAAGCCTGTTTTCGCGGATCAATATCCTCCGCGCGACCTCGCTGATGCATCCCGAACGCATCGACCAGAGCCTCGCCGAAATCGACGCCCTGGCAGCAGCGCTTGAGAAACGCGACGCGGAGGAAGCCGCCAGGATTGCCTCCCTGCACGTAGAGAACGCCTGCGTCGTCGCCCTTCAACTCCTCAAGGAACAGCGGGCTTCCGTGGCAGCCGAGGCCTAA
- the cobU gene encoding bifunctional adenosylcobinamide kinase/adenosylcobinamide-phosphate guanylyltransferase, whose protein sequence is MNAACLVLGGARSGKSRHAEMLARQSGDNLHYIATAESMDDAEMTARIARHRAERGSDWVTHEAPFAVVERLEALEREHAPVVVLDCLTLWLSNLLLAERDIEAEGARLADFVARCPYRLIMVSNEVGLSIVPDNALARRFRDAAGILNQRIAAVSAEVVFMAAGLPLYLKNSS, encoded by the coding sequence ATGAACGCCGCTTGCCTCGTTCTCGGCGGAGCGCGCTCCGGCAAGTCCCGTCATGCCGAAATGCTGGCGCGCCAAAGCGGCGACAACCTGCATTATATCGCGACCGCTGAAAGCATGGACGATGCCGAAATGACGGCGCGGATCGCGCGACACCGGGCCGAGCGCGGCAGCGACTGGGTCACCCATGAAGCGCCATTTGCGGTTGTCGAGCGTCTGGAAGCGCTGGAACGGGAGCATGCGCCGGTGGTCGTGCTCGACTGTCTGACGCTGTGGCTCAGCAATCTGCTGCTGGCGGAGCGCGATATCGAGGCGGAGGGCGCGCGGCTTGCGGATTTCGTCGCGCGTTGCCCCTATCGCCTGATCATGGTCAGCAACGAGGTGGGCCTGTCGATCGTGCCGGACAACGCGCTGGCCCGGCGTTTCCGCGACGCCGCCGGTATTTTGAACCAGCGCATCGCGGCAGTCTCGGCGGAGGTGGTCTTCATGGCCGCCGGCTTGCCGCTCTATCTTAAAAATTCATCATAA